The nucleotide window TCAGGATATAGGCATAGGATTTTTCTTTGATGGCACACATCCTCAAAATAGAGCAAATAGTCAGAGGATTTGGAGTTTTGGCAAGGTGGAGACAAAACAAAGAAGAATACTGATAAAAATAGAATCAATGCACTAGATTATTATACTTACAGAGGAAACAGTCATATAACCTTTGCAGAGGACGCTACATCGGATAGTATATGCAAAACTTTTGAGGATGTAACAGAAGCAAATAGAGATAAACAGGTTATATTAGCAATTCTTGATAATTTTAGGTCTCACAAGAGTTATAAAGTCAGAGAGAAGACAGAAGAGTCAGGAATAGAACTTGTATTTTTACCACCAAAAAGTCCTGAG belongs to Geminocystis sp. M7585_C2015_104 and includes:
- a CDS encoding transposase; the protein is MEFWQGGDKTKKNTDKNRINALDYYTYRGNSHITFAEDATSDSICKTFEDVTEANRDKQVILAILDNFRSHKSYKVREKTEESGIELVFLPPKSPELNTIEQVWGVIKRVISVRFVRRVGKIEGVFWGLYEDAVVIYSFCRFFSEN